In Panicum virgatum strain AP13 chromosome 4N, P.virgatum_v5, whole genome shotgun sequence, a single window of DNA contains:
- the LOC120668928 gene encoding gibberellin-regulated protein 2-like isoform X1 → MKKQRILFFVVVVFFFFLMVALPADADDPQELQQQQQHRSSIRSLLQAPPKIDCPSSCVVRCGNNWKNQMCNKMCNVCCNRCSCVPPGTGQETRHLCPCYDTMVNPHTGKLKCP, encoded by the exons ATGAAGAAGCAGCGGATCCTCttcttcgtcgtcgtcgtcttcttcttcttcctcatggtGGCCCTTCCTGCTGATGCTGATGATCCACAGGAGCTGCAG cagcagcagcagcatcgctCGAGCATCAGATCCCTGCTCCAGGCTCCCCCGAAGATAG ACTGCCCGTCGAGTTGCGTGGTGCGTTGCGGCAACAACTGGAAGAACCAGATGTGCAACAAGATGTGCAACGTCTGCTGCAACCGCTGCAGCTGCGTGCCGCCGGGCACCGGCCAGGAGACACGCCACCTCTGCCCCTGCTACGACACCATGGTCAACCCGCACACCGGCAAGCTTAAGTGCCCGTAG
- the LOC120668928 gene encoding gibberellin-regulated protein 2-like isoform X2: MKKQRILFFVVVVFFFFLMVALPADADDPQELQQQQHRSSIRSLLQAPPKIDCPSSCVVRCGNNWKNQMCNKMCNVCCNRCSCVPPGTGQETRHLCPCYDTMVNPHTGKLKCP; this comes from the exons ATGAAGAAGCAGCGGATCCTCttcttcgtcgtcgtcgtcttcttcttcttcctcatggtGGCCCTTCCTGCTGATGCTGATGATCCACAGGAGCTGCAG cagcagcagcatcgctCGAGCATCAGATCCCTGCTCCAGGCTCCCCCGAAGATAG ACTGCCCGTCGAGTTGCGTGGTGCGTTGCGGCAACAACTGGAAGAACCAGATGTGCAACAAGATGTGCAACGTCTGCTGCAACCGCTGCAGCTGCGTGCCGCCGGGCACCGGCCAGGAGACACGCCACCTCTGCCCCTGCTACGACACCATGGTCAACCCGCACACCGGCAAGCTTAAGTGCCCGTAG